In Listeria monocytogenes, the following proteins share a genomic window:
- a CDS encoding DUF3857 domain-containing protein, translating into MTKEYYFIKPELSSPETKQENIDAWLKTQDKAFYDSQIAQERDYCFWCNIVETAKPNSRTSYTSMAYTLNEPNMLNSAGKTSFILSEEEVLYIHTLSVVRDGKVIDKLDDINVKVLDYVRDENQASFNDEKKVTVLIRDLHLNDIFVIETSIERKYEESSIRNQFFRWIYSAPNSYWAYGKYRFELKNETEKKLETNFHYFRDEAGTILEKDKVMVPHNESYTIEKENYIGEDPKELEIVPFIDFVTEQTYPEITTTISDIYQKFYQVNLADFAADLVTELDALPSLDHKIKHAIDFVQKEVYYLYNEAEMDGHEPQAAEVTYTTKQGDCKAKTVLLKVILDYLGVDSDLILVNYDSDIFLSVYTPSPFNFNHAILKITHEGQVYFVDATMSNDQGFLANRQKNSFMYYLEIKAGTELQKQEPFEDEKPAVEENFRCDVKGNVAEVVFERKLRGGMANGSREMFKNESNKEVINRYNYTTYKCMTLYKNFEENEIEQHFSNTSVQIVEDNKDLNELSIVYKATITDPYEVEKKNRYLHFWNYGNFIDDAAEKHFHKDFPYWIDRNRIKTEVHLTTDKSIDQQEHYTCQECDIKSKYLKHRMTKKIHKNGASCYIDYRPYHNLTIKGKDLEEYIKANKQVLDSNWGIGIDIIEDGLFKKLGKLFK; encoded by the coding sequence ATGACAAAAGAATATTATTTTATAAAACCAGAATTAAGCTCTCCTGAAACAAAACAAGAAAACATTGATGCGTGGTTAAAGACTCAAGATAAAGCTTTTTATGATTCCCAAATTGCACAAGAACGTGATTATTGCTTCTGGTGTAACATTGTAGAAACAGCTAAGCCGAATTCTCGGACAAGCTATACTTCAATGGCATATACATTAAATGAACCAAACATGCTCAATTCAGCTGGGAAAACAAGCTTTATTTTATCCGAAGAAGAGGTATTGTACATTCACACTTTATCTGTTGTTCGTGACGGTAAAGTGATTGATAAATTGGATGATATTAATGTAAAAGTATTAGACTATGTTCGTGATGAGAATCAAGCGAGCTTTAACGACGAGAAAAAAGTAACCGTTCTTATTCGCGATTTGCATTTGAATGATATTTTCGTAATTGAAACATCAATTGAGCGAAAATATGAGGAAAGCAGCATTCGCAATCAATTCTTCCGCTGGATTTACTCGGCTCCAAATTCTTACTGGGCTTATGGAAAGTACCGTTTTGAATTAAAAAATGAAACAGAGAAAAAATTAGAAACGAATTTCCATTATTTCCGAGATGAAGCGGGCACTATTTTAGAAAAAGATAAAGTGATGGTTCCGCATAACGAATCTTATACAATTGAAAAGGAAAATTATATTGGAGAAGATCCGAAAGAGCTTGAGATTGTACCTTTCATTGATTTTGTTACAGAGCAGACGTATCCGGAAATCACCACAACAATCAGTGACATTTATCAAAAATTCTATCAAGTAAATCTTGCTGATTTTGCGGCTGATTTAGTGACTGAATTAGATGCGCTTCCGTCTTTAGACCATAAAATTAAGCATGCCATCGATTTTGTTCAAAAAGAAGTATACTATTTGTACAATGAAGCAGAGATGGATGGGCACGAGCCGCAAGCTGCTGAAGTAACTTATACTACAAAACAAGGGGATTGCAAAGCGAAAACAGTTCTTTTGAAGGTTATTTTAGATTATTTAGGTGTGGACTCGGATCTTATTCTAGTTAACTATGATAGTGATATATTCTTGTCAGTTTATACGCCATCACCATTCAACTTTAACCATGCGATTTTAAAAATAACACATGAAGGCCAAGTTTACTTTGTTGATGCGACAATGAGTAATGACCAAGGATTTTTAGCTAATCGTCAAAAAAATAGTTTTATGTATTATTTAGAAATTAAAGCTGGTACGGAATTACAAAAACAAGAACCATTTGAAGATGAAAAGCCAGCTGTGGAAGAAAATTTCCGTTGTGATGTGAAAGGAAACGTGGCTGAGGTTGTCTTTGAAAGAAAGTTACGTGGAGGAATGGCAAACGGATCGCGAGAAATGTTTAAAAATGAATCTAATAAAGAGGTTATTAACCGTTACAATTATACGACATATAAGTGTATGACACTGTATAAAAACTTTGAAGAAAATGAAATTGAACAGCATTTTAGTAATACTTCTGTTCAAATAGTTGAAGATAATAAGGATTTAAATGAACTTTCTATAGTGTACAAAGCGACTATTACGGATCCATATGAAGTTGAAAAGAAAAACCGTTATTTACACTTCTGGAACTACGGAAACTTTATCGATGATGCTGCGGAAAAACATTTCCATAAAGATTTCCCGTATTGGATTGATCGGAACAGAATTAAAACAGAGGTTCATTTGACGACAGATAAGTCAATTGATCAACAAGAACACTACACATGTCAAGAATGCGACATCAAATCTAAGTATTTGAAACATCGTATGACGAAGAAAATTCACAAAAATGGTGCGTCTTGTTATATAGATTATCGTCCGTATCATAACCTTACTATTAAAGGGAAAGATTTGGAAGAATATATTAAAGCTAATAAACAAGTACTTGATAGCAACTGGGGTATCGGTATTGATATCATTGAGGATGGATTGTTTAAGAAATTAGGTAAGTTATTTAAATAA
- a CDS encoding GNAT family N-acetyltransferase, which produces MENRKQMIKTERLFLSEMTLADTEILFGYWSDDSVTRYMNIEPFQSLQPVEEMIQMLRQLEIEGKALRCVIILQATGEIIGTCGFNYIDHENHRAEIAYDLGTRFWKRGYATEAVKALIEWGRESFDLHRIEAKVDPRNTASITLLDKLGFLEEGLLRDYEKIGAVYQDVKLFSWIDEN; this is translated from the coding sequence ATGGAAAATCGGAAACAAATGATAAAAACGGAACGACTTTTTTTAAGTGAAATGACCTTGGCTGATACCGAAATTCTGTTTGGCTATTGGTCAGATGATTCGGTTACTAGATATATGAATATTGAACCTTTTCAAAGTTTGCAGCCGGTAGAAGAAATGATTCAGATGCTAAGACAACTAGAAATTGAAGGAAAGGCTCTTCGATGTGTGATTATTTTGCAAGCAACAGGAGAAATTATTGGTACATGTGGTTTTAACTATATTGATCATGAAAATCATCGTGCAGAAATTGCGTATGATTTAGGAACGCGCTTTTGGAAACGTGGTTATGCGACAGAAGCCGTGAAAGCATTGATAGAGTGGGGTCGAGAATCATTTGATTTGCACCGAATTGAAGCAAAGGTAGATCCAAGAAATACCGCATCGATAACATTACTCGATAAGCTCGGTTTTTTAGAGGAAGGATTACTGCGGGATTATGAAAAAATTGGTGCGGTTTACCAAGATGTGAAATTGTTCTCTTGGATAGATGAAAATTAG
- a CDS encoding MFS transporter — MEQTDKRKTLALISIMLGAFISLLDTTIVNVALPDITTALHATSETIEWVISGYALAFGLVLILAGRLGDKFGRKNIYIIGITLFLIMSVTAGFADSENSLIISRVIQGLAAGLFFPQINATIMDMYSGKSLGKIFGILGSVIGVGTAIGPLTGGLLIELFGATNGWRAVFFVNVPFVLVTLVLAMLYLPKRTVSAKKISFDLPGVGLLTIALLLLLFPLISNGANDFKPIDYLLMALSIPLFIILYKWSVYQEKKGNQPLIAPNLLKNNQFVSGMLLSLVYFAAFTSIFFVLSLTWQTGFNRSAILSGLAISPFALGSVLAASNSYRLIPILGRKLLMLGVALVIIGLGTVSIVFHLNDGAFSAWLLFLPLFIAGIGSGLTIAPLNSFTLSTVTGIDRGGASGMFNTAQRIGSSFGIAVVGSVFFRTLGNTAATSKASAFSDSLQMSMYVNIVLLVVCFLLVFRLPKNI; from the coding sequence ATGGAACAAACGGATAAACGTAAAACTTTAGCACTTATTTCAATTATGCTTGGAGCTTTTATTTCATTATTGGATACAACGATTGTCAATGTTGCTTTACCTGATATTACAACTGCTCTTCATGCCACAAGCGAAACAATTGAATGGGTTATTTCAGGCTATGCACTTGCTTTTGGACTCGTACTTATTTTAGCTGGTCGACTTGGAGACAAATTTGGTCGAAAAAACATCTACATAATCGGAATCACTTTATTTCTCATTATGAGTGTGACAGCTGGCTTTGCTGATTCAGAAAATAGTCTAATTATTTCCCGGGTAATACAGGGACTTGCTGCCGGATTATTTTTCCCGCAAATCAATGCCACAATTATGGATATGTATTCTGGAAAAAGTCTCGGGAAAATCTTCGGGATTCTCGGCTCTGTTATTGGTGTTGGAACGGCCATCGGACCTCTTACCGGCGGACTTTTAATTGAATTATTCGGCGCTACTAATGGTTGGCGCGCTGTCTTTTTTGTTAATGTACCTTTTGTTTTAGTCACACTCGTCCTAGCAATGCTTTACCTTCCAAAAAGAACTGTCTCCGCGAAAAAAATTAGTTTTGATTTGCCAGGAGTTGGGCTACTAACCATTGCACTTTTACTATTACTGTTCCCACTTATTTCAAACGGCGCAAATGACTTCAAACCGATAGACTATCTTTTAATGGCGCTATCTATTCCACTCTTTATCATTCTTTACAAATGGAGCGTCTACCAAGAAAAGAAAGGAAATCAGCCATTAATTGCTCCCAACCTACTTAAAAATAATCAATTTGTTTCAGGTATGCTTTTATCGCTTGTATACTTTGCCGCTTTTACTAGTATTTTCTTCGTCCTATCGCTAACTTGGCAAACTGGTTTCAATCGTTCGGCTATTTTATCCGGGCTTGCAATTAGTCCTTTTGCTTTAGGTAGTGTGTTAGCTGCCTCTAATAGTTACCGACTAATCCCTATATTAGGTAGAAAGCTCTTAATGCTTGGAGTTGCGCTTGTTATCATCGGGCTTGGCACCGTGTCTATTGTTTTCCATTTGAACGACGGCGCTTTTTCTGCTTGGCTCTTATTCTTACCTCTTTTCATCGCTGGTATCGGCAGTGGTTTGACTATTGCACCATTGAATAGTTTTACCCTTTCCACTGTGACTGGTATAGATCGCGGCGGAGCTAGTGGTATGTTTAATACAGCGCAGCGAATTGGATCGTCCTTTGGGATTGCTGTTGTTGGCTCAGTCTTCTTCCGCACACTTGGAAATACTGCCGCTACTTCAAAAGCAAGCGCCTTTTCCGACAGTTTGCAAATGAGTATGTACGTCAATATTGTTCTGCTTGTTGTTTGTTTCCTACTTGTATTCCGGTTACCGAAAAATATTTAA
- the rhaM gene encoding L-rhamnose mutarotase, translated as MERVASIMYLYPGNQEEYKKRHDELWPEMKEALKAHGAANYSIFLEEKTDTLFAYVEVEDKAIYDKIAETEICQKWWKYMAPIMKSNPNNSPVAVDLKEVFYLA; from the coding sequence ATGGAACGAGTGGCATCTATTATGTATTTATATCCTGGTAATCAAGAAGAATATAAAAAAAGACACGACGAACTTTGGCCAGAAATGAAAGAGGCTTTAAAAGCACATGGAGCAGCTAACTATTCGATATTTCTAGAAGAAAAGACGGATACATTATTTGCTTATGTGGAAGTCGAGGATAAAGCCATTTATGACAAAATAGCAGAAACAGAAATTTGTCAAAAGTGGTGGAAATATATGGCTCCAATTATGAAATCAAATCCTAATAACAGCCCGGTTGCGGTAGATTTAAAAGAAGTTTTCTATTTAGCATAA
- the rhaD gene encoding rhamnulose-1-phosphate aldolase — translation MTKDIMDAVFIKEMAKTTSNLYRLGWDERNGGNITYLLDEKEVVEYLDVKQIIRTIPMDFDGEKLAGKYFLVTGSGKYFKNVEEAPAVNLGVIQVSEDGKAVHLLWGYTDGGLPTSELPAHFMSHIARLSVDPENRVVMHCHATHLLAMTFTHELTEREFTRTLWQMCTECLVVFPEGVGIIPWLVPGTNEIGEATSEKMKENRLIVWPHHGIYGAGKSMDETFGLIETAEKAAEVYTIVMSQGGIKQAITDEQLKALGERFSVEAKAGYLNN, via the coding sequence ATGACAAAGGATATAATGGATGCTGTTTTTATTAAGGAAATGGCGAAAACTACTTCAAATTTATACCGGTTAGGCTGGGATGAAAGAAACGGTGGCAATATCACTTATTTGTTGGATGAAAAAGAAGTTGTGGAATATTTAGATGTAAAGCAAATCATCCGCACAATTCCAATGGACTTTGACGGTGAAAAGCTTGCTGGCAAGTATTTCTTAGTAACTGGTTCGGGTAAATATTTTAAAAATGTTGAAGAAGCTCCAGCTGTGAATTTAGGTGTAATTCAAGTAAGTGAAGACGGGAAAGCAGTTCATTTGTTGTGGGGCTATACAGACGGCGGACTACCAACGAGTGAACTTCCAGCGCATTTTATGAGTCACATTGCAAGACTTTCTGTGGATCCGGAAAACCGCGTTGTTATGCATTGTCACGCTACTCATTTGCTCGCGATGACATTTACACATGAGCTAACGGAACGAGAATTCACAAGAACTTTATGGCAAATGTGTACGGAATGTTTAGTCGTTTTTCCAGAAGGGGTTGGGATTATTCCTTGGCTGGTTCCTGGTACGAATGAAATTGGAGAAGCTACATCTGAAAAAATGAAGGAAAATCGTTTAATCGTTTGGCCACATCACGGGATTTATGGTGCGGGAAAATCAATGGATGAAACATTTGGATTAATTGAAACCGCGGAGAAAGCAGCAGAAGTTTATACTATTGTGATGTCACAAGGCGGTATTAAACAAGCGATTACAGATGAACAATTGAAAGCACTTGGTGAAAGATTTAGCGTTGAAGCAAAGGCAGGTTATTTAAATAATTAG
- the rhaA gene encoding L-rhamnose isomerase, whose product MGQETEISKRYQVAKERYQAIGVDTEKALKTLKDIKISMHCWQGDDVKGFLNPDGELTGGIMATGNYPGAAHTPKQLRQDLEKAYSLIPGKHKLNLHAIYVDTDEKVDLNEIEPKHFTPWVEWAKEQGLGLDFNPTFFSHPMFKDNYTLASPDKEVRDFWIEHGKRSRKISEYFGKELGQTSINNFWVPDGIKDCPIDRYTPRKRLMEALDEVFAEKLDEKYTQEAVESKLFGLGAEAYTVGSHEFYMGYGITRDKLICLDAGHFHPTEVISNKLSSLALFSKGVMLHVSRPVRWDSDHVVIMDDELIEIGRELVRNDLLGITNIGLDFFDATINRIAAWVVGTRNTQKSLLKALLEPTADLKKMELENDFTSRMAITEELKDFPFGDVWNYFCEINGVPVGLDWLKEVKAYEEDVLLKR is encoded by the coding sequence ATGGGACAAGAAACAGAAATTAGTAAACGATATCAAGTGGCGAAAGAACGTTATCAAGCAATTGGAGTTGATACGGAAAAAGCGCTTAAAACACTGAAAGACATTAAAATTTCGATGCACTGCTGGCAAGGCGATGATGTTAAAGGTTTCTTAAATCCAGACGGCGAACTTACAGGCGGAATCATGGCGACCGGGAATTATCCGGGTGCGGCTCATACTCCTAAGCAATTACGCCAAGATTTGGAAAAAGCTTATTCACTTATTCCTGGAAAACATAAACTTAACTTACACGCAATTTATGTAGATACAGATGAAAAAGTAGATTTAAATGAAATTGAACCTAAGCATTTCACTCCATGGGTAGAGTGGGCGAAAGAACAAGGTTTGGGTCTTGATTTCAACCCAACTTTCTTTTCACATCCAATGTTTAAAGACAATTACACTTTAGCTTCACCAGATAAAGAAGTTCGCGATTTTTGGATAGAGCACGGGAAACGCTCGCGAAAAATTTCTGAGTACTTTGGGAAAGAACTTGGTCAAACAAGTATTAATAATTTTTGGGTTCCGGATGGTATAAAAGATTGTCCGATTGATCGCTACACCCCGAGAAAACGTTTGATGGAAGCTTTAGATGAAGTTTTTGCAGAAAAATTAGATGAAAAATATACCCAAGAAGCTGTAGAAAGTAAGCTGTTTGGTTTAGGAGCAGAGGCTTATACAGTTGGTTCGCATGAATTTTATATGGGTTACGGAATTACGCGGGACAAATTGATTTGCTTGGATGCGGGACATTTCCATCCAACTGAAGTTATTTCTAATAAATTGTCTTCTTTAGCACTTTTCAGTAAAGGCGTCATGTTACATGTGAGTCGTCCAGTCCGCTGGGATAGTGACCATGTGGTGATTATGGATGATGAATTAATTGAAATTGGTCGCGAATTGGTGCGCAATGATTTACTTGGGATTACAAATATCGGTCTTGATTTCTTCGACGCAACAATCAATCGGATTGCTGCATGGGTTGTTGGAACTAGAAATACGCAAAAATCATTACTTAAAGCCCTTTTAGAACCTACAGCTGATTTGAAAAAAATGGAACTGGAAAATGACTTTACATCTCGTATGGCAATTACTGAAGAATTGAAAGACTTCCCATTTGGCGATGTATGGAACTACTTCTGTGAAATTAATGGTGTCCCAGTTGGCTTGGACTGGTTGAAAGAAGTAAAAGCTTATGAAGAAGATGTATTACTAAAAAGATAG
- the rhaB gene encoding rhamnulokinase: protein MKHYVAVDIGASSGRLILGKLVNEKLQLEEIHRFKNGFTYRDGHERWEIDQLMQEIFIGLEKVKQLGILECVLGIDTWGVDYVLIGASGEKLADPISYRDKRTLNAVQNLTSEYPREYIYKKTGIQFMELNTLYQLYVEERDLLERAEKILLIPDYIGYVLTGVKVAETTNSSTTQMLNLREQLFDKDLLSHLNIDVEKFAPLTDAGTYLGKVKEEWLEEYDIPNCDVVTVATHDTASAVVGTPAEGENWAFLSSGTWSLIGMELSAPINNEAAFKENYTNEWGAYGTYRFLKNIMGLWIVQEIARMDDYKHSFAEMAEEASNYPYFKQIINVNDARFNNPENMVDEIKLYCQETGQTIPETIGELTNCVYGSLALYYALELEKMTEITGKKIEKLYIVGGGSNVAMLNQLTAKLAGIEVFAGPSEATAIGNLVVQMINQGEIESMRAGRKIIRNSFEIGEFSCGDVRFEEIKERFTKVLEFN from the coding sequence GTGAAACATTATGTTGCAGTAGATATTGGTGCATCAAGTGGTCGATTAATTCTAGGAAAATTGGTGAATGAAAAATTACAATTAGAAGAAATTCACCGTTTTAAAAATGGTTTTACGTACCGAGATGGGCACGAACGCTGGGAAATTGATCAACTGATGCAGGAAATCTTTATTGGCTTGGAAAAAGTAAAGCAACTAGGAATTTTGGAATGTGTGCTTGGTATTGACACGTGGGGCGTTGACTATGTTTTGATAGGGGCTTCCGGTGAGAAGTTAGCAGATCCAATTAGTTACCGCGATAAACGAACTTTAAATGCGGTGCAGAATTTAACGAGTGAGTATCCACGAGAATATATTTATAAAAAAACAGGTATTCAGTTTATGGAATTAAATACTCTATATCAGCTGTACGTGGAAGAGCGAGATTTACTAGAACGAGCGGAGAAAATTTTGTTGATTCCTGACTATATTGGTTATGTCCTCACGGGGGTTAAGGTGGCAGAAACAACCAATTCATCGACTACGCAAATGCTTAACTTGCGAGAACAATTATTTGATAAGGATTTACTTTCGCATTTGAACATTGATGTGGAAAAATTTGCACCACTGACGGATGCAGGTACGTATTTAGGTAAAGTAAAAGAGGAGTGGCTAGAGGAGTATGATATTCCTAATTGTGATGTAGTGACAGTGGCAACACATGATACAGCTTCGGCAGTGGTGGGAACTCCGGCAGAAGGAGAAAATTGGGCATTCTTGAGTAGTGGGACTTGGTCGCTAATAGGGATGGAGCTAAGTGCGCCAATTAATAACGAAGCAGCTTTTAAAGAAAATTACACGAATGAATGGGGCGCATATGGAACTTATCGCTTTTTAAAAAATATTATGGGGCTTTGGATTGTTCAAGAAATTGCGCGCATGGACGACTATAAGCATAGTTTTGCTGAGATGGCTGAGGAAGCGAGTAATTATCCTTATTTCAAGCAAATTATTAATGTCAATGATGCCAGGTTTAATAACCCGGAAAACATGGTGGATGAGATTAAATTGTATTGCCAAGAAACTGGACAAACTATACCGGAGACGATTGGCGAACTGACAAATTGTGTGTATGGAAGTCTGGCACTCTATTATGCACTAGAATTGGAGAAAATGACTGAAATTACTGGTAAGAAAATCGAAAAACTTTATATTGTCGGTGGAGGAAGTAATGTAGCTATGCTAAATCAATTAACAGCTAAACTTGCAGGGATAGAAGTATTTGCGGGACCTTCTGAAGCAACGGCGATTGGAAATTTAGTTGTACAAATGATTAATCAAGGTGAAATCGAATCTATGCGTGCGGGAAGAAAAATTATTCGAAATTCATTTGAAATTGGCGAATTTTCTTGTGGTGATGTGAGATTTGAGGAAATAAAAGAAAGATTTACTAAGGTACTTGAATTTAATTAG
- a CDS encoding MFS transporter, translating into MAGSSTSKKGTIAVSLTNYLDSGCIVAGASGLTLWATQFGLSSFAVGLLGAVSANAFGSAIGALIGGHLADKYGRKFIYTYNMLVYMLGVTIIMFAMNFPMLLIGFLVTGLSVGAGVPASWTYISEMADPSIRARNIGISQFAWSCGPAIIFTLGIIVSPLGLLGNRLLFLSLLIVAFVAWQLQRKLEESKDWEAEQVKMKESGNRLEHPFKTAFSSMVNVKSVLFLVGVYLFWNLVAGAMGFFMPFVYETVGGLSNTQANLLQAVLWILTAASTYFGFAKFGDRVSHRGLFFVGALMAVASWVVLTFVGMSWVGLWTFVILWGISAGIGAQAFYALWSTELFPTKYRGGVQGVMFFLVRGSTGVWSIVFPVILANLGFTVAGTIMIGLLTVSLLIGVIWAPKTRGRSLDDITKERYGNTID; encoded by the coding sequence ATGGCTGGATCGAGTACAAGTAAAAAAGGAACGATAGCGGTATCTTTGACGAACTATTTAGATTCTGGATGTATTGTAGCGGGAGCAAGTGGACTAACTTTGTGGGCAACACAATTCGGACTTAGCAGTTTTGCGGTGGGATTACTTGGGGCTGTGAGCGCGAATGCGTTTGGTTCTGCAATTGGCGCACTTATTGGTGGTCATTTAGCAGATAAATATGGACGGAAATTTATTTATACGTATAACATGTTGGTGTATATGCTTGGGGTTACAATCATTATGTTTGCAATGAATTTCCCAATGCTATTAATTGGATTTTTAGTTACAGGTCTTTCTGTTGGGGCTGGGGTTCCGGCTTCATGGACATATATTTCTGAAATGGCGGATCCTAGTATAAGAGCTAGAAATATTGGTATATCTCAATTTGCTTGGTCATGTGGGCCAGCAATTATCTTTACTTTAGGAATTATTGTATCTCCACTTGGACTTTTAGGTAACCGCTTACTTTTCTTATCTTTATTGATTGTAGCGTTTGTTGCTTGGCAGTTGCAACGTAAATTAGAGGAGTCGAAGGACTGGGAAGCGGAGCAAGTGAAAATGAAAGAAAGTGGTAATCGTTTGGAACATCCTTTTAAAACAGCATTTTCTAGTATGGTAAATGTAAAATCAGTACTTTTCTTAGTGGGTGTGTACTTATTTTGGAATTTAGTAGCGGGTGCAATGGGATTCTTTATGCCGTTTGTATATGAAACGGTGGGTGGTCTTTCTAATACACAAGCGAATTTATTGCAAGCTGTATTATGGATACTCACAGCAGCTTCTACATACTTTGGCTTTGCTAAATTTGGTGATCGAGTAAGTCATCGTGGGTTGTTTTTTGTAGGGGCTTTAATGGCAGTTGCTTCTTGGGTTGTACTTACTTTTGTTGGAATGTCTTGGGTTGGTTTATGGACATTTGTTATTTTATGGGGTATTTCAGCAGGGATTGGTGCACAAGCTTTTTACGCACTTTGGTCAACAGAACTTTTTCCAACAAAATATCGTGGTGGGGTTCAAGGCGTGATGTTTTTCTTAGTTCGTGGTAGTACAGGTGTCTGGTCGATTGTCTTCCCAGTAATCTTGGCAAATCTTGGCTTTACTGTGGCGGGGACAATTATGATTGGTTTACTTACAGTGTCGCTTTTAATCGGTGTAATTTGGGCGCCGAAAACACGTGGCAGATCACTTGATGATATTACGAAGGAACGTTACGGAAATACAATTGATTAA
- a CDS encoding helix-turn-helix domain-containing protein: MEALNKKLFRLNSKEKIQKSTGTFVPDLPNGSFLKENGSMELLNDYFFKNKDIYISKHNRFADYPYHTHQFLELNYMYSGSSEQVIEGNKETLHEGELLLLDSGCHHSIKATGEKDILINILFRDQQISLEWLTSIKKKNSLLFDFLLHSSVSEQSLKKYIIFQSAQIPHIQQILNQIITEYFLEEEFSSRIITLYLPILFTELVRKCDTYLADDLTNSQSSTTSTVLEVIKLIESNYRTITLTSAADTLGYNKNYLSNFIKKNTNFTFTELVNKQKMLAANLLIETTSTPIELIIEKVGFSNKTYFYSLYKRTFNLLPNEVRNKK, encoded by the coding sequence ATGGAAGCGCTTAATAAAAAATTGTTTCGTCTAAATTCAAAAGAAAAAATCCAAAAAAGCACTGGCACTTTTGTTCCCGATTTACCCAATGGATCCTTTTTAAAAGAGAACGGCAGTATGGAGTTATTAAATGATTATTTCTTCAAAAACAAAGACATTTATATAAGCAAACACAACCGATTTGCGGACTATCCTTATCATACACACCAATTTCTTGAGCTAAATTACATGTATTCAGGAAGCTCCGAACAAGTCATTGAAGGAAATAAAGAAACTTTACATGAAGGAGAACTTTTACTTTTAGACAGCGGCTGCCATCATTCCATCAAAGCAACAGGCGAAAAAGACATTCTCATTAACATCCTTTTCCGTGACCAACAAATCAGCCTAGAATGGCTAACGAGTATAAAGAAAAAAAACAGCCTTCTATTCGACTTTCTTCTTCATTCCAGCGTAAGCGAGCAATCTTTAAAGAAATATATTATTTTTCAAAGTGCGCAAATTCCGCATATCCAACAAATTTTAAACCAAATTATCACAGAGTATTTTTTAGAAGAAGAATTTTCATCACGAATTATCACTCTTTATTTGCCAATTCTGTTCACTGAACTGGTACGTAAATGTGATACATATTTAGCTGATGACCTTACCAACTCACAATCAAGCACCACTTCCACCGTGCTCGAAGTTATTAAGCTTATAGAATCCAACTATCGCACAATCACATTAACAAGTGCCGCGGATACATTAGGTTACAATAAAAATTACCTCAGTAACTTTATTAAAAAAAATACCAATTTCACTTTTACCGAACTAGTCAATAAACAAAAAATGCTCGCAGCAAATCTTTTAATTGAAACCACTTCCACTCCAATTGAGTTGATTATTGAAAAAGTTGGCTTTAGTAACAAGACTTACTTTTACTCCTTATACAAAAGAACTTTCAATCTATTACCCAATGAAGTAAGAAATAAAAAATAA
- a CDS encoding ASCH domain-containing protein, translated as MAIYKDSVNEMWQKYRTEHPMISSKFEAWAFGNSAQMANELGGLVMDGIKTGTSSLFYWYDQGGETMPSVGSHVVLLDGEEEAIGIIKLINVTIMPFNEVPETFAYLEGEGDRTLEYWREVHTSFFSNECVELGIPFEEDALVVCEEFEVVYK; from the coding sequence ATGGCGATTTATAAGGATTCAGTTAATGAAATGTGGCAGAAATACCGTACAGAACACCCGATGATTTCAAGTAAGTTTGAGGCATGGGCATTTGGTAACTCTGCTCAGATGGCAAATGAACTTGGTGGGCTTGTTATGGATGGGATAAAAACCGGCACGAGCAGCTTGTTCTATTGGTATGATCAAGGCGGGGAAACGATGCCGTCTGTTGGTTCCCATGTTGTACTTTTAGATGGAGAAGAAGAAGCTATAGGAATTATCAAATTAATAAACGTAACAATTATGCCTTTTAATGAAGTACCTGAAACGTTTGCTTATTTGGAAGGAGAAGGTGACAGAACGCTAGAATATTGGCGAGAAGTACATACATCCTTTTTCAGTAATGAATGTGTAGAACTCGGTATTCCATTTGAAGAAGATGCTCTAGTGGTTTGTGAAGAGTTTGAAGTTGTTTATAAATAG